From the genome of Flavobacterium ovatum, one region includes:
- a CDS encoding substrate-binding domain-containing protein: MKLTLSFSVVFVILFSSLFFCCKNFSGDNETILKGEVTVIVDETLKPIIEDQIAVFEGEYNARIVLDSKSEKEASLAFVKDTSRIIVLSRKLNDSEIKYFESIKITPKTTKIGTDAIAFISNKKNKDTLIALQDVVDFMKGVSNNRIKGLVFDNPNSSTVRYMNELAGLESSPEKGIYSVKRNEDVLKFVSENDGIIGVVGLNWLYQPTEEIKDYLKKINVLSVKGIGKEGFFAPTQNNIAEGTYPLARDLFIINCQGYSGLGMGFASFVAGDIGQRIILKSGLLPIRIPGRKLLILD; this comes from the coding sequence ATGAAATTAACATTAAGTTTTTCAGTTGTATTTGTTATTCTGTTTTCTAGTTTGTTTTTTTGCTGTAAAAATTTCTCCGGAGATAATGAAACAATTTTGAAAGGTGAAGTAACGGTTATTGTAGACGAAACATTAAAACCAATCATAGAAGATCAAATTGCAGTATTTGAAGGTGAATACAATGCCAGAATTGTGTTAGACTCTAAATCTGAAAAAGAAGCTTCCTTAGCATTTGTTAAAGATACTTCTCGAATTATCGTTTTATCTAGAAAATTAAACGATTCAGAAATAAAGTATTTCGAGAGTATAAAAATTACTCCAAAAACAACAAAAATTGGTACAGATGCGATTGCATTTATTTCCAATAAAAAAAACAAGGATACCTTGATTGCATTACAGGATGTAGTTGATTTTATGAAAGGGGTGTCTAATAATAGGATTAAAGGATTGGTTTTTGATAATCCAAATTCTAGTACGGTTCGTTATATGAATGAATTGGCAGGTTTAGAGTCTAGTCCTGAGAAAGGAATTTATTCCGTTAAACGAAATGAAGATGTTCTGAAATTTGTTTCAGAAAATGATGGTATCATTGGCGTTGTTGGTCTTAATTGGTTGTATCAACCTACTGAAGAGATTAAAGATTATCTAAAAAAAATTAATGTGTTAAGCGTAAAAGGGATTGGTAAAGAAGGTTTTTTTGCGCCTACTCAAAATAATATTGCAGAGGGGACCTATCCTTTGGCACGTGATTTGTTTATAATCAATTGTCAAGGTTACTCTGGCCTAGGTATGGGATTCGCATCCTTTGTGGCTGGAGATATTGGTCAAAGGATTATTTTGAAATCAGGATTGCTTCCAATTCGTATTCCTGGTAGAAAACTTTTGATTTTAGATTAA
- a CDS encoding energy transducer TonB, whose translation MKLDILKNNWLEIVFEGRNKSYGAYVLRKENGKTTVRSLIIGSILFALAVSTPLILSMLPEKSNDDIALDTKIVAIKLPPKPKKEEVKKFVPPPPPPPPQVDQVKFVKPVVAKAEEVTEEPPKIVEIKEKKIGNQTIKGDPDAVLSVAPVGTGPKVSQVVEEDNQIYNTAGIEVKPEFPGGMEKFYSYVGKNYRAPEEEGLKGKVYVTFVVEKDGSLTDIKVLRDIGFGTGKEAIRVLTKCPRWNPGVQNGKPVRVLYSLPITIQTAE comes from the coding sequence ATGAAATTAGATATATTAAAAAACAATTGGTTGGAAATTGTTTTCGAAGGACGAAATAAAAGTTACGGGGCTTATGTTTTAAGAAAAGAAAATGGTAAAACCACAGTAAGATCTCTTATTATTGGTTCTATATTGTTTGCTTTAGCTGTAAGCACGCCGCTTATCTTGAGTATGTTGCCTGAGAAATCAAACGACGATATAGCATTAGATACAAAGATCGTTGCTATTAAATTACCTCCTAAACCTAAGAAGGAAGAGGTGAAAAAGTTCGTTCCACCACCACCACCGCCACCACCGCAAGTGGATCAAGTGAAGTTTGTTAAGCCAGTTGTGGCAAAAGCTGAAGAGGTGACTGAAGAGCCACCTAAGATTGTGGAAATTAAGGAGAAGAAAATTGGAAACCAAACAATAAAAGGAGATCCAGATGCTGTCTTAAGTGTTGCTCCTGTCGGAACTGGACCTAAAGTTAGTCAAGTGGTTGAAGAGGATAATCAAATTTATAACACTGCAGGTATTGAGGTTAAACCTGAATTTCCGGGTGGTATGGAAAAGTTTTATTCTTATGTAGGTAAAAACTACAGAGCACCTGAAGAAGAAGGGCTTAAAGGGAAGGTCTATGTTACTTTTGTAGTGGAAAAAGATGGTTCGTTAACTGATATCAAAGTATTGAGAGATATTGGTTTTGGAACAGGAAAAGAAGCAATTAGAGTTTTGACTAAATGCCCAAGATGGAATCCTGGAGTTCAAAATGGTAAACCAGTAAGGGTACTTTACTCCTTACCAATTACTATTCAAACAGCGGAGTGA
- a CDS encoding biopolymer transporter ExbD: MAELNTGDGGGGKGGKVRSKKQNSKVDLTAMVDLAFLLITFFMLTTTLSKPQSMSLGLPDKDPKDDNVDMKVDENRTMTVMMGADDKLVFYMGLLNNPIAGPTDIAYGKDGIRKELLKRKKEVLAYSTAKGKPDQGMIVIIKPSKKSNYKNVIDILDEMAISSVPTYTIVNDFSPEETKLLEGKQE; this comes from the coding sequence ATGGCTGAATTAAATACCGGCGACGGTGGAGGCGGTAAAGGTGGTAAGGTAAGAAGTAAAAAACAAAACTCAAAAGTAGATTTAACTGCTATGGTAGATTTGGCTTTCTTGCTAATCACATTCTTTATGTTGACTACCACGTTGTCAAAACCTCAATCGATGAGTTTGGGGTTGCCAGATAAAGATCCAAAAGACGATAATGTCGATATGAAAGTTGATGAAAATCGTACTATGACCGTAATGATGGGAGCTGATGATAAATTGGTTTTTTATATGGGATTATTGAATAATCCTATTGCAGGACCTACGGATATAGCTTATGGAAAAGATGGAATTCGTAAAGAATTACTAAAAAGAAAGAAAGAAGTCCTAGCGTATTCAACTGCAAAGGGAAAGCCTGATCAAGGGATGATTGTAATTATTAAACCTAGTAAAAAATCTAATTACAAAAATGTAATTGATATTTTAGATGAAATGGCTATTTCTAGCGTTCCTACCTATACAATCGTTAATGATTTTTCGCCTGAGGAAACAAAATTGTTAGAAGGAAAACAAGAGTAA
- a CDS encoding biopolymer transporter ExbD has protein sequence MAKKMSKKSTSIDMTAMCDVAFLLLTFFILTATAKVPEALPVDTPASTVQTKLPDTDLATLTIGGNKKVFFDLKGREVRVRTLELMGEKYEVEFSEDEKAKFALMDGFGVPILNLKQIINMTSSERGKAGQPGIPMDSLNNQLKEWVYNARIANNEFNNAIGSKQELQIAIKGDAKEQYPIIRKVMDMLQDQKINSFSLVTGLRGKDF, from the coding sequence ATGGCTAAAAAAATGTCAAAAAAATCAACATCAATCGACATGACTGCCATGTGTGATGTTGCATTCCTTTTGCTTACATTCTTTATTTTGACTGCCACTGCTAAAGTTCCTGAGGCTTTGCCTGTTGATACTCCAGCTTCGACTGTTCAAACAAAATTACCTGACACTGACTTGGCTACTTTGACAATTGGTGGGAATAAAAAAGTATTTTTTGATTTGAAAGGTAGAGAAGTTCGCGTGAGAACTTTAGAGCTAATGGGAGAAAAGTATGAAGTGGAGTTTTCTGAAGATGAAAAAGCTAAATTTGCTTTAATGGATGGTTTTGGAGTTCCAATACTAAACTTGAAACAAATTATTAACATGACATCATCTGAGAGAGGTAAAGCAGGTCAACCTGGTATTCCTATGGATTCTTTGAATAATCAATTGAAAGAATGGGTTTATAATGCTCGTATAGCGAATAATGAATTTAATAATGCTATTGGTAGTAAACAAGAATTACAAATCGCAATTAAAGGTGATGCTAAAGAGCAGTATCCAATTATCAGAAAAGTAATGGATATGCTACAAGATCAAAAAATCAATAGCTTTAGTTTAGTTACTGGTTTAAGAGGTAAAGATTTTTAA
- a CDS encoding MotA/TolQ/ExbB proton channel family protein — MANVKVKKESSSKGGGMVSGIIIVACVFVGWLIWNFIMGNGANFEGGVNTGHPIPGNYLAMVYKGGPIVPVLMGLLLMTIVFSFERYFVISKAAGKGNLDKFMDAVQVSIKSGNIDDAIASCDKQQGSVANAIKSALVKYQDVKKEGFNSEEAAETIHKEIEEATSLEMPMLEKNMTIISSLVSLGTLAGLLGTVTGMIKAFGALASAGTPDQAALANGISEALINTATGISTSVLAIISYNFFTSKIDDLTYSIDEAGTTIVNTYRHFRGSLKQ, encoded by the coding sequence ATGGCAAACGTTAAAGTTAAAAAGGAAAGCTCTTCAAAAGGTGGAGGAATGGTTTCAGGAATTATCATTGTAGCATGTGTGTTTGTTGGATGGTTAATTTGGAACTTTATTATGGGTAATGGAGCGAATTTTGAAGGTGGAGTTAATACTGGTCATCCAATTCCAGGTAATTACTTGGCAATGGTTTATAAAGGAGGTCCAATTGTACCAGTTTTGATGGGGCTATTGTTAATGACAATTGTTTTCTCTTTTGAAAGATATTTTGTTATCTCTAAAGCTGCTGGAAAAGGAAATTTAGATAAATTTATGGATGCTGTTCAAGTAAGTATCAAATCTGGAAATATTGATGATGCTATCGCTAGCTGTGACAAACAACAAGGTTCAGTAGCAAATGCTATTAAATCTGCGTTAGTTAAATATCAAGATGTGAAAAAAGAAGGATTCAACAGTGAAGAAGCTGCTGAAACCATTCACAAAGAAATCGAAGAGGCTACCTCTCTTGAAATGCCAATGTTGGAGAAAAATATGACTATCATCTCTTCATTAGTATCTTTAGGAACATTAGCTGGTTTATTAGGAACAGTAACAGGGATGATTAAAGCGTTTGGAGCTTTGGCTTCTGCTGGTACTCCTGACCAAGCCGCTCTTGCAAATGGTATTTCTGAAGCACTTATTAATACTGCAACAGGTATCTCTACTTCTGTTTTAGCAATTATCTCTTATAATTTCTTTACTTCTAAAATTGATGATTTAACTTACTCTATTGATGAGGCAGGTACTACAATTGTAAATACCTACAGACACTTTAGAGGAAGCTTAAAACAATAA
- a CDS encoding helicase HerA-like domain-containing protein, with the protein MNKKESFSNHINEGYFCKGDSIIIGGAILDNEPIADTHVKIPLKTLNRHGLIAGATGTGKTKTIQVLSEQLSEAGIPVLMMDIKGDFSGIAKEGEEKSFITERHAKINLPYTISKFPVELLTLSEQNGVRLRATISEFGPVLFSRILDLNDTQSGVISIIFKYCDDNKMPLLDLKDIKKVINYITEEGKDEISKLYGKISTSTTGTILRKIIELEQQGADRFFGEMSFDIDDLMRIDENGKGYINIIRLTDIQDKPKLFSTFMLSLMAEIYQQMPEQGDTGRPELIIFIDEAHLIFKEASKALLEQIETIVKLIRSKGIGVYFITQNPMDVPSGILAQLGLKIQHALRAFTANDRKSIKQTADNYPSSEYYNTSEVLTSLGIGEALVTALNEKGIPTPLVATMLRAPMSRMDVLTETEIQEINNKSKLVKKYSELIDRESAYEMLNKKITAIEKEESIITQRKAEVDSQKKETSRKSSTTEAVGKSVLKVLTSATFIRGFFGILSKVLKK; encoded by the coding sequence ATGAATAAAAAAGAGAGTTTCTCAAATCACATTAATGAAGGATATTTTTGCAAAGGAGACAGCATTATCATAGGAGGAGCGATCCTCGACAATGAGCCTATAGCAGACACACACGTTAAAATTCCTTTAAAAACTTTAAATCGACATGGCTTAATTGCAGGGGCAACGGGGACTGGTAAAACAAAAACAATCCAAGTACTCTCCGAACAATTATCTGAAGCAGGAATTCCAGTCCTAATGATGGACATCAAAGGCGATTTTAGTGGTATAGCAAAAGAAGGTGAGGAGAAAAGCTTCATTACTGAGAGACATGCTAAAATTAACCTACCTTATACCATCTCAAAATTTCCAGTTGAGTTACTCACTCTTTCTGAACAAAACGGCGTTAGACTTCGTGCTACTATCTCCGAATTTGGGCCCGTATTATTTTCTAGAATATTAGACTTAAACGATACCCAATCAGGAGTAATCTCAATAATTTTTAAATATTGTGATGACAATAAAATGCCTCTACTTGATTTAAAGGATATTAAAAAAGTCATCAACTACATCACCGAAGAAGGAAAAGATGAAATCAGCAAATTGTATGGCAAAATTTCCACCTCAACTACCGGAACCATATTAAGAAAAATCATCGAACTCGAACAGCAAGGTGCCGATCGCTTTTTTGGAGAAATGTCTTTTGACATAGATGATTTAATGAGAATTGATGAGAATGGAAAAGGTTACATTAATATCATCCGATTAACAGACATTCAAGATAAACCCAAATTATTCTCAACATTCATGTTAAGCTTAATGGCTGAGATATATCAACAAATGCCAGAGCAAGGCGACACAGGACGTCCTGAATTGATCATCTTTATTGATGAAGCGCATCTTATTTTTAAAGAAGCAAGCAAAGCATTATTAGAGCAAATAGAAACAATTGTAAAACTAATTCGCTCAAAAGGAATTGGCGTTTACTTTATCACTCAAAATCCGATGGATGTTCCAAGTGGTATACTCGCGCAACTCGGATTAAAAATACAACATGCTTTGCGAGCTTTTACAGCAAACGACAGGAAATCAATCAAACAAACCGCAGACAACTACCCTAGCTCTGAATATTACAATACAAGCGAAGTTTTGACAAGCCTTGGAATCGGAGAAGCCCTTGTTACGGCTCTTAATGAAAAAGGAATTCCAACCCCACTAGTCGCAACCATGCTACGAGCACCTATGAGTAGAATGGATGTTTTGACAGAAACTGAGATCCAAGAAATTAACAATAAATCTAAATTGGTGAAAAAATACAGCGAACTTATTGATAGAGAAAGTGCTTATGAAATGCTGAATAAAAAAATCACAGCCATCGAAAAAGAAGAGAGTATAATTACTCAAAGAAAGGCCGAAGTTGACAGTCAGAAAAAGGAAACCTCTAGAAAATCTAGTACAACTGAGGCAGTTGGAAAATCCGTTTTAAAAGTATTAACAAGCGCCACTTTTATCAGGGGGTTTTTCGGTATCCTTTCTAAAGTTTTAAAAAAATAA
- a CDS encoding NAD(P)/FAD-dependent oxidoreductase: MQTPKKIAIVGSGLVGSLLAIYLRKAGHSVHIYDRSPDIRQIEFSGRSINLAMSNRGWKALDAVGIGDAVREIALPMDKRAIHLVGKLNFQNYGQEGEAIYSISRGILNRKMIDLAEEAGAEFFFEQKIWDVTLKEATLHVGETERGLWDELQYDMVFGADGAFSRIRHRMQRQSMFNYSQEFLNLGYKELNIPANVDGSHKLDSKSFHIWPRGDYMLIALPNLDGSFTCTLFMPFEGENSFDLLKSKEDVEVFFTANFPDSIDVIPKLAEDFFKNPTSTLVTMKCFPWTYEDKVALIGDACHAIVPFYGQGMNAGFEDISVLFEIMEEYGDNWGKIFSEYQNVRKPDADAIAELSYRNFIEMGTKTADEKFLLQKKIEKKFSDKYPDKWVPLYSRVTFSDRPYSEALAIGDKQDEIMKQILSIKDIENCWDSELIESKILDLLE, from the coding sequence ATGCAAACTCCTAAAAAAATAGCCATTGTAGGTTCAGGATTAGTCGGTTCACTATTGGCTATATATTTAAGAAAAGCAGGTCATTCTGTGCATATCTATGATAGGAGCCCTGATATTAGGCAAATAGAGTTCTCGGGACGATCCATTAATCTTGCGATGTCTAATCGCGGTTGGAAAGCATTGGATGCAGTAGGTATTGGGGATGCTGTTAGAGAAATAGCCTTGCCAATGGATAAAAGGGCAATTCACCTGGTAGGAAAACTTAATTTTCAAAATTACGGACAAGAGGGAGAAGCTATTTACTCTATTTCAAGAGGGATTTTAAATAGAAAGATGATTGACCTTGCTGAAGAGGCAGGTGCTGAGTTTTTCTTTGAACAAAAAATTTGGGATGTAACTTTGAAAGAAGCCACTTTGCATGTTGGAGAAACAGAAAGAGGACTTTGGGACGAGTTGCAATACGATATGGTTTTTGGAGCTGATGGTGCTTTTTCAAGAATTCGTCATCGCATGCAACGTCAGAGTATGTTTAATTATTCACAGGAGTTTTTAAATTTAGGATATAAAGAGTTAAATATACCTGCAAACGTTGATGGCTCTCATAAATTAGATAGTAAATCATTTCATATTTGGCCTCGAGGAGATTATATGTTAATCGCTTTACCTAATTTGGATGGTAGTTTTACCTGCACATTGTTTATGCCTTTTGAAGGTGAGAATTCTTTTGATCTTTTAAAAAGTAAAGAAGATGTTGAGGTATTTTTTACAGCTAATTTTCCAGATTCTATAGATGTAATACCTAAGCTAGCAGAGGATTTTTTTAAAAACCCAACTAGTACATTGGTGACAATGAAATGTTTCCCTTGGACTTATGAAGATAAAGTAGCCTTGATAGGTGATGCTTGTCATGCAATTGTGCCTTTTTATGGACAAGGTATGAATGCTGGTTTTGAAGATATTTCTGTTTTGTTTGAAATTATGGAGGAATATGGGGATAACTGGGGGAAAATATTTTCAGAATATCAAAATGTTAGAAAGCCAGATGCTGATGCAATAGCTGAACTGTCCTATCGTAATTTTATAGAGATGGGGACAAAAACAGCAGATGAAAAATTTCTTTTACAAAAAAAAATCGAAAAAAAATTCTCAGATAAATATCCTGATAAATGGGTTCCACTGTATAGTAGGGTTACTTTTAGCGATAGGCCTTATTCAGAGGCATTAGCAATTGGAGATAAACAAGACGAAATAATGAAACAAATCTTAAGTATAAAAGATATCGAGAATTGCTGGGATAGTGAATTAATAGAATCTAAGATATTAGATTTGTTGGAATAA
- a CDS encoding glycine zipper family protein, which yields MKIIYVFAMSLVFLSCKQQTNSMGETSAEEVSQQTVDSMKVVMEKQRVIDSMKIEMANQKPEREVIVTHSTTTSSPTQTTTQKKGWSSTAKGAVIGAGVGAATGAIISKKKGEGAIIGGLAGAGIGAGTGAIIDGSKK from the coding sequence ATGAAGATCATATATGTATTTGCAATGTCGTTAGTGTTTTTATCTTGTAAGCAACAAACGAATAGTATGGGAGAGACTAGCGCTGAAGAGGTGTCCCAACAAACGGTGGATTCCATGAAAGTAGTTATGGAAAAACAAAGAGTAATTGATTCTATGAAAATTGAAATGGCAAATCAAAAGCCTGAAAGAGAAGTTATTGTTACTCATTCAACAACAACTTCCTCGCCTACACAAACTACCACTCAAAAAAAAGGTTGGAGTTCTACAGCTAAAGGAGCAGTGATTGGTGCGGGTGTTGGAGCTGCTACGGGTGCGATTATTAGTAAGAAAAAAGGGGAAGGTGCTATTATTGGTGGATTAGCAGGAGCTGGTATAGGAGCTGGTACTGGAGCTATAATCGACGGAAGTAAAAAATAA
- the kynU gene encoding kynureninase — protein sequence MIFENTKDFARQLDDQDVLQKYKGEFIFPKVNGKNVIYFTGNSLGLQPKRTKSYVDEIMNDWAELGVEGHFFAQKPWWDYQERFAEPLSKIVGSLPSEVTVMNTLTVNLHLLMVSFYRPTKTRFKIICEEKAFPSDQYMFQSQVRFHGYNPEDAIVEIKRRDGEHNIRTEDVIAKINEVGEEVALVLIGGVNYYTGQVFDIRSITAAGHQVGAKVGWDLAHAAGNVKLELHDWEVDFAAWCSYKYMNSGPGNAAGCFVHEKHHSNKDLPRFAGWWGHNKEKRFKMESEFDPVEGVDGWQISNLPVLSLAPYLASVEMFDEVGMQVLIEKRKRLTAYLEFILTEIDNEVTSSFEIITPSNSSERGCQLSVLVHGEGKNLFGYLMKQGVIIDWREPNVIRLAPVPFYTSYEDVFNFGQILKKGMLK from the coding sequence ATGATTTTTGAAAACACAAAAGACTTTGCAAGACAGTTAGACGATCAGGATGTTCTTCAAAAATATAAAGGCGAATTTATTTTTCCGAAAGTTAATGGCAAAAATGTAATTTATTTTACGGGGAATTCTTTAGGATTACAGCCCAAGCGTACAAAGTCGTATGTTGATGAAATCATGAATGATTGGGCTGAATTAGGTGTCGAAGGTCATTTTTTTGCACAAAAACCATGGTGGGATTATCAAGAACGTTTTGCTGAACCTTTAAGTAAAATTGTAGGCAGTTTACCATCCGAAGTTACAGTGATGAATACACTAACGGTCAACCTTCATTTATTAATGGTTTCTTTTTACCGTCCCACTAAAACGCGTTTTAAAATCATTTGTGAGGAAAAAGCCTTCCCGTCAGATCAATACATGTTTCAAAGTCAAGTTCGTTTTCATGGGTATAATCCAGAAGATGCTATAGTTGAGATAAAACGACGTGATGGTGAACATAACATTCGAACCGAAGATGTAATTGCTAAAATTAATGAAGTAGGAGAGGAAGTAGCCTTAGTACTTATCGGAGGGGTTAACTATTACACAGGTCAAGTTTTTGATATCAGATCTATCACTGCTGCTGGACACCAAGTAGGTGCTAAAGTAGGCTGGGATTTGGCACATGCTGCTGGGAACGTTAAATTAGAACTTCATGATTGGGAGGTAGATTTTGCCGCTTGGTGTAGTTATAAATATATGAATTCAGGACCTGGAAATGCCGCAGGTTGTTTTGTACATGAAAAACATCATTCCAATAAAGATTTGCCACGTTTTGCTGGGTGGTGGGGACACAATAAAGAAAAACGTTTTAAAATGGAATCTGAATTTGATCCTGTTGAAGGAGTTGATGGTTGGCAAATAAGTAATCTTCCAGTACTTTCATTAGCACCTTATTTAGCATCAGTAGAGATGTTTGATGAAGTAGGGATGCAAGTTCTTATTGAAAAAAGAAAGAGGTTAACTGCATACTTGGAATTTATACTCACAGAAATAGACAATGAGGTTACAAGTAGTTTTGAAATTATTACTCCATCAAATTCATCGGAAAGAGGTTGTCAACTTTCTGTTTTGGTGCACGGCGAAGGAAAAAATTTGTTTGGATACCTTATGAAACAAGGAGTGATTATAGACTGGCGTGAACCGAATGTAATCCGTCTTGCGCCCGTTCCGTTTTATACTTCTTATGAAGATGTTTTTAATTTTGGTCAGATATTAAAGAAGGGAATGTTGAAATAG
- the queA gene encoding tRNA preQ1(34) S-adenosylmethionine ribosyltransferase-isomerase QueA — protein sequence MKLSHFQFDLPKELLAEFPSENRDEARLMVIDRKKQTIEHKMFKDVIDYFDDGDVMILNNTKVFPARLYGNKEKTGARIEVFLLRELNAEQRLWDVLVDPARKIRIGNKLYFGDDDSLVAEVIDNTTSRGRTLRFLYDGSYEEFRNKLTELGETPIPKYISRDVTPEDAERYQTIYAKEEGSVAAPTAGLHFSKHLLKKLEIKGVNFAEVTLHVGLGTFNPVEVEDLSKHKMDSEELKITQEACDIVNNAKVKKKRICAVGTTSMRAIESSVSSQATLNPFEGWTNKFVFPPHEFSLATCMITNFHTPKSTLLMMVSAFCGHDLMRLAYDEAIKEGYKFYSYGDAMLII from the coding sequence ATGAAATTATCACATTTCCAATTTGATTTACCTAAAGAACTTCTAGCTGAATTCCCGTCAGAAAATAGAGACGAAGCTCGTTTAATGGTTATTGATCGTAAAAAGCAAACCATAGAACACAAGATGTTCAAAGATGTTATCGATTATTTTGATGATGGTGATGTAATGATCCTAAATAATACCAAAGTTTTTCCTGCTCGTTTATACGGGAATAAAGAAAAAACAGGTGCAAGAATTGAAGTATTCTTACTTCGTGAATTAAATGCAGAACAACGCCTTTGGGATGTTTTGGTTGATCCAGCACGTAAAATCCGTATTGGTAATAAATTATATTTTGGTGATGATGATTCATTAGTTGCTGAAGTTATTGACAACACCACTTCTCGTGGTAGAACCTTACGTTTCCTTTACGATGGTTCTTACGAAGAATTCAGAAATAAATTGACAGAACTTGGAGAGACTCCAATTCCTAAATACATTAGCAGAGACGTAACTCCAGAAGATGCGGAACGTTACCAAACGATTTATGCAAAAGAGGAAGGTTCCGTTGCGGCTCCAACTGCAGGTTTACACTTTTCTAAGCATTTATTAAAGAAATTAGAAATCAAAGGGGTGAATTTTGCCGAAGTGACATTACACGTTGGTTTAGGTACTTTTAATCCAGTTGAGGTAGAAGATTTATCAAAACACAAAATGGATTCTGAGGAATTAAAAATTACTCAAGAAGCTTGTGATATTGTAAATAATGCTAAAGTTAAAAAGAAACGTATTTGCGCAGTAGGGACTACTTCAATGCGCGCTATTGAAAGTTCAGTTTCCTCTCAAGCGACATTAAATCCCTTTGAAGGTTGGACGAACAAGTTTGTTTTTCCTCCACACGAATTTAGTTTGGCAACTTGTATGATTACAAATTTCCATACTCCAAAATCAACATTATTAATGATGGTTTCAGCATTCTGCGGACACGATTTAATGCGTTTAGCGTATGATGAAGCAATCAAAGAAGGATATAAATTTTACTCTTATGGAGATGCGATGTTAATCATCTAG
- the aroA gene encoding 3-phosphoshikimate 1-carboxyvinyltransferase — protein MNLLLQTTHSNLQATIAVTGSKSETNRLLLLKALFPNITLSNTSNSDDSEVMEKALKGNDEIVDIHHAGTAMRFLTAFFAVNEGREVVLTGSQRMQERPIKVLVDALKQLGAVITYEKEEGYPPIRIKGQKITASKVDIPANVSSQYISALSLVASKLENGIELNLVGEITSVPYIKMTLALLNDLDIKTSFEGNTIRVYPVTEVASKEMVVESDWSSASYFFSLVALAETASITISSYKENSLQGDSALVEIYKQMGVKSHFENNALILTKVPNFKLETLNLDLNNTPDIAQTIVVTCLGLGIGCHLTGLHTLKIKETDRLEALRIELTKLGANISVTNETLTLVASSEINHNVKIATYNDHRMAMAFAPLALKVPIIIENAEVVSKSYPDFWEDMKKLGFNETEV, from the coding sequence ATGAATTTACTGTTACAAACTACACATTCCAATTTACAGGCAACTATCGCTGTAACGGGGTCAAAAAGTGAAACCAATCGTCTGTTATTGTTGAAAGCTTTGTTTCCAAATATTACATTATCCAATACTTCAAACTCTGATGATAGCGAAGTAATGGAAAAAGCCTTAAAAGGAAACGATGAAATTGTTGATATCCACCATGCAGGAACCGCAATGCGATTTTTGACTGCTTTTTTTGCTGTAAACGAAGGTCGTGAAGTAGTTTTGACGGGTTCTCAGCGTATGCAAGAAAGACCAATCAAGGTTTTGGTCGATGCTTTGAAACAATTGGGAGCAGTAATTACTTATGAAAAAGAAGAAGGTTATCCACCTATTCGAATCAAAGGACAAAAAATTACCGCTTCAAAGGTAGATATTCCTGCCAATGTAAGCAGCCAGTATATTTCTGCTTTGTCATTAGTGGCTTCAAAATTGGAGAACGGAATAGAATTGAACCTAGTGGGCGAGATTACTTCTGTGCCTTATATCAAAATGACTTTGGCTTTGCTAAATGATCTAGATATAAAAACAAGTTTTGAAGGAAATACTATTAGAGTATATCCAGTTACCGAAGTAGCTTCCAAAGAAATGGTTGTAGAATCAGATTGGAGTTCGGCTTCTTACTTCTTTAGTTTAGTAGCTTTGGCAGAAACAGCTTCGATTACAATTTCTAGTTATAAAGAAAATAGTTTACAAGGAGATTCGGCTTTGGTCGAAATTTATAAGCAAATGGGCGTGAAATCTCATTTTGAAAACAATGCGTTAATCTTGACTAAAGTACCTAACTTTAAACTTGAGACTTTAAACTTGGACCTTAACAATACACCAGATATTGCACAAACAATTGTAGTAACCTGTTTAGGTTTAGGAATAGGCTGCCATTTAACAGGACTTCACACTTTAAAAATTAAAGAAACAGACCGTTTAGAAGCGTTGCGAATTGAGTTGACAAAATTAGGTGCCAATATTTCAGTGACCAACGAAACTTTGACATTGGTTGCTTCTTCAGAAATCAATCATAATGTAAAAATAGCGACTTATAATGACCACCGTATGGCAATGGCTTTTGCGCCTTTAGCCTTGAAAGTACCTATTATTATCGAAAATGCCGAAGTAGTTTCTAAATCTTACCCTGATTTTTGGGAAGATATGAAAAAATTAGGATTCAACGAGACCGAAGTTTAA